One genomic region from Coregonus clupeaformis isolate EN_2021a unplaced genomic scaffold, ASM2061545v1 scaf3293, whole genome shotgun sequence encodes:
- the LOC121562634 gene encoding butyrophilin subfamily 1 member A1-like (The sequence of the model RefSeq protein was modified relative to this genomic sequence to represent the inferred CDS: added 136 bases not found in genome assembly), which translates to MSRFVRDLTHDMPPCVIEKASSRMNTVMRLCILAALCASLSTATTEMFTFSVPKDPVSVRLGHVATMPCSLTPSMNAEGLEVRWYRPKHFDNPVLLYRERQIQEALQQAQYVGRASLGLREVTSDGLKGGDVTLKLVNVTLRDQGEYVCYVSSDQGYESASVFLNVTVVGTPPLLSAVRRDADSVNVSCVSHGWKPRPSLQWSDGRQTLKPERLDYSSGAQGLVSAHSWILSSPSSAPWVSCSLVLSEGEEWEGRVDLRNLAAVPETSSGLQTAVIILALLLVLFVVFIGVLYKKRGRESTPVPKGDIVDMETMRQAEDIVDIETMRQAGVNVTLDPNTAPPYLTVSPNGKFVRDSLDHVCPPGELPYILGTHGFTSGRSAYWEVGLSNDNVGVKESWWVGLASGSDTRQVPAIPSNGFWFLSSDKEKGLRLNMIPNILLPANPRPQTLGVYLDYDEGVLSFINVKDKKYIVTVRAIFTGEVFPLFNPGKGDEAPMTLLDVNRYKTPTVKVSTSEGESVVSPPAETVALLASNPNPNHHGH; encoded by the exons AAATGTTCACATTTTCGGTACCCAAGGATCCGGTCTCGGTGCGGTTGGGACATGTTGCCACCATGCCATGCTCGCTCACCCCTTCCATGAACGCGGAGGGCCTGGAGGTGCGTTGGTACCGGCCCAAACATTTCGACAACCCGGTCTTGctctacagagagagacagatccagGAAGCCTTACAGCAGGCCCAATATGTGGGCCGCGCCTCCCTTGGGCTCCGGGAGGTTACGTCAGACGGGCTGAAGGGAGGTGATGTGACCTTGAAGCTGGTTAATGTCACTCTGAGAGACCAAGGGGAATATGTGTGCTACGTCAGCAGTGACCAGGGCTATGAGAGTGCCAGTGTCTTTCTCAACGTGACTG TGGtgggcactcctcctctcctctcagcagtgAGAAGAGATGCTGACTCTGTGAACGTGAGCTGTGTTTCCCATGGATGGAAGCCAAGGCCCAGCCTACAGTGGTCAGATGGGAGGCAGACTCTGAAACCTGAAAGGCTGGACTACAGCAGTGGTGCCCAAGGTCTGGTGTCTGCCCACAGCTGgatcctctcttccccatccagTGCTCCCTGGGTATCCTGTTCTCTGGTTCTGTCTGAAGGGGAGGAGTGGGAGGGAAGAGTGGACCTACGGAACCTTGCAGCTGTACCAG AGACTTCATCAGGACTGCAAACAGCTGTCATCATTTTAGCTCTGCTCCTGGTCCTGTTCGTGGTCTTCATTGGTGTGCTCTACAAAAAGAGAG GAAGAGAATCAACACCTGTGCCTAAAGGGG ATATAGTGGATATGGAGACTATGAGACAAGCTGAAG ATATAGTGGATATAGAGACTATGAGACAAGCTGGAG TGAATGTCACACTGGATCCCAACACAGCTCCTCCTTATCTGACAGTTAGTCCAAATGGTAAATTTGTGAGAGACAGTTTAGATCATGTATGTCCTCCGGGTGAACTTCCTTATATACTTGGAACACATGGTTTTACCTCCGGCCGCAGTGCATACTGGGAGGTGGGACTGAGTAATGACAATGTAGGAGTTAAAGAATCCTGGTGGGTTGGACTGGCAAGTGGGTCTGATACAAGACAAGTACCAGCCATACCTTCCAATGGTTTCTGGTTCCTGTCCTCAGACAAAGAGAAAGGCTTACGGCTTAATATGATCCCCAACATCCTACTTCCTGCCAATCCTAGACCGCAGACACTAGGGGTGTATTTGGACTATGACGAAGGAGTACTCTCTTTTATCAATGTAAAAGACAAAAAATATATTGTCACCGTGAGAGCTATATTCACAGGGGAGGTGTTTCCTCTTTTTAACCCAGGTAAAGGTGACGAAGCCCCTATGACGCTATTAGATGTCAACCGCTATAAAACACCCACTGTAAAAGTGTCTACTTCAGAGGGAGAGAGCGTTGTCTCCCCACCTGCAGAGACTGTTGCCCTTCTAGCTTCTAACCCAAATCCCAATCATCATGGTCACTAG